A part of Polyangiaceae bacterium genomic DNA contains:
- a CDS encoding CPBP family intramembrane metalloprotease, which yields MTAAVPKSPSIALRAIGLTLLVSTVVTALSYGLPRDYAATGVGLTFMLATYWFALSKKGDAEVRASGLSLGGVLETTPIEPRRLASSTLRALLWALGAALIFFPPFVVGWLWWWKPSHAWNAAALPSLGQDVLGEIAVIALPEEAFFRGFLQSELDRAWAPRWKLLGAYVGPGLIVSSALFAVGHVATELRPDRLAVFFPSLLFGWMRARTGGIGSGVLFHAMCNLFAAYIAHSFGFGR from the coding sequence GTGACCGCCGCGGTACCCAAGAGCCCGTCGATCGCGCTGCGCGCCATCGGCCTGACCTTGCTGGTGAGCACCGTCGTCACGGCGCTGTCGTATGGCCTGCCCAGGGACTACGCCGCCACTGGGGTCGGCCTGACGTTCATGCTCGCCACCTACTGGTTCGCGCTCTCGAAGAAGGGCGACGCAGAGGTGCGGGCGAGCGGGCTCTCCTTGGGAGGGGTGCTGGAGACCACGCCCATCGAACCGCGACGCTTGGCCAGCTCCACCCTACGCGCGCTGCTGTGGGCGCTCGGCGCTGCGCTGATCTTCTTTCCGCCGTTCGTCGTGGGTTGGCTCTGGTGGTGGAAACCAAGCCACGCCTGGAACGCGGCTGCACTGCCGAGCCTGGGCCAGGACGTGCTCGGGGAAATTGCGGTGATCGCCCTGCCAGAGGAGGCGTTCTTTCGCGGTTTTCTCCAGAGCGAGCTCGATCGCGCCTGGGCGCCGCGCTGGAAGCTCCTGGGAGCATACGTCGGGCCCGGGCTGATCGTTTCGAGTGCCTTGTTCGCGGTGGGCCATGTTGCCACCGAGCTGCGCCCGGATCGCCTCGCGGTGTTCTTTCCCTCGCTGCTGTTTGGCTGGATGCGAGCGCGCACGGGCGGCATCGGCTCCGGCGTACTATTCCATGCCATGTGCAACCTGTTTGCGGCCTACATTGCCCACAGCTTCGGCTTTGGTCGATAG
- the nadC gene encoding carboxylating nicotinate-nucleotide diphosphorylase, which yields MLTKFIIDEIVDRALAEDLSGEDLTTMATVSAETRARATAKAKSELVVCGGDVFKRVFKRLANDLSFEVCEPDGKLVQPGSPIWRVEGAARPILMAERTALNLVQRMSGTATMAHTYTAAVPKGAKTRVVDTRKTTPGLRALERYAVRCGGAHNHRDTLGSAVLIKDNHIEAAGSISEAVRRAKDYAPHTTKIEIEVESLDGLDEALNAGADIVMLDNFAPSEIATAVARAAGRALIEVSGGITLPRIAELASQGVDIISVGALTHSAPAADISLDIQRIDS from the coding sequence ATGCTAACCAAATTCATCATCGACGAAATCGTGGACCGCGCCCTTGCGGAGGATCTCTCGGGGGAAGACCTGACCACCATGGCGACGGTGAGCGCCGAGACCCGCGCTCGCGCTACTGCCAAGGCGAAGAGCGAGCTCGTGGTGTGCGGCGGTGACGTGTTCAAGCGCGTGTTCAAGCGCCTGGCCAACGACCTCTCCTTCGAGGTGTGTGAGCCCGATGGAAAGCTGGTGCAGCCCGGCTCTCCGATTTGGCGGGTGGAAGGCGCAGCCAGGCCCATTCTCATGGCGGAGCGCACGGCGCTGAACCTCGTGCAACGCATGAGCGGTACGGCGACCATGGCGCACACGTACACCGCAGCCGTGCCCAAAGGAGCGAAGACGCGCGTCGTCGACACCCGCAAGACGACGCCGGGCTTGCGGGCGCTGGAGCGCTACGCCGTGCGCTGCGGCGGCGCCCACAATCACCGCGACACGCTGGGCTCAGCGGTGCTGATCAAGGACAACCACATCGAGGCCGCGGGCTCGATCAGCGAAGCCGTGCGCCGCGCGAAGGACTACGCGCCTCACACCACGAAGATTGAGATCGAAGTAGAGAGCCTCGATGGGCTAGACGAGGCCCTGAACGCCGGCGCCGACATCGTGATGCTCGATAACTTTGCGCCGAGCGAGATCGCCACGGCCGTGGCACGAGCGGCCGGTCGCGCATTGATTGAAGTTTCCGGGGGGATCACCTTGCCGCGCATCGCTGAGCTCGCGAGCCAGGGCGTAGACATCATCAGCGTGGGCGCACTCACCCACTCCGCGCCAGCAGCTGACATCTCCCTCGACATTCAGCGCATCGATAGCTGA
- a CDS encoding PD40 domain-containing protein, translating to MRTSAWLGALGLLALACTAKDRAENIDGDGGSAGSATAGSAGTAGDGGSAGSAGSSGGVGATGGASGETGGSAGGGAGGTGGAVLQDPTIDVQSTPDLVGFTTTLDATGSTDPEGQNLSFSWVIRSAPPNSQVSDSSLDVSNPGEVSFLGDKGGSYTFNVTATTTDNRSVNQDVTVVVPALPVPFVEGRGGTQGYDYFIRVVDSDAEHARDVSCKLSLGSNDPKNDTEFLGGLMALPGWNMPMGDGVFYPEVNIDANTGEGTSSLRVSPVVNKCGDAQQRTLVDGSTEGRIQGLFALNPGGTRLAYLDTSMANGGVRLATIGVNGTDRRILYGNDVLSGVVPVWVDDTHLAWLEHNSGDFIYSSVDVVGGGQPGNPDKQQRLACTVQQVDKLAQFAFTPFGILIRSLGGSLGVGIHLVTGTDCGAAKTLIGTEYADLSSFSVAPDGQSIVFSAKGPNDVDSNIYELVVDGFSTPTRRFGDDNGNDIDPRYSPDGRQVIWTQLSFDSQGFPSGNGMHIANLDGKYSAVLATQDATNPQMVTVVHALHPRDIVINCNFSISGQPAGKGWSLGLGLFGLVLLSRRSWRRKWARSRTYSDEQ from the coding sequence GTGAGAACTTCAGCTTGGTTGGGCGCGTTAGGGTTGCTTGCTCTCGCTTGTACGGCGAAGGATCGGGCGGAAAACATCGACGGGGACGGTGGCAGTGCCGGCTCGGCTACCGCCGGGAGCGCCGGGACCGCCGGAGACGGCGGGAGCGCAGGTTCTGCTGGCTCGAGCGGCGGCGTTGGAGCCACTGGCGGTGCCAGCGGAGAAACCGGGGGTAGCGCTGGTGGGGGCGCTGGAGGGACCGGCGGTGCGGTGCTGCAGGACCCGACGATCGACGTGCAGAGCACACCCGATTTGGTTGGCTTCACGACCACGCTGGACGCCACGGGGAGCACGGATCCCGAAGGTCAGAATCTCAGTTTCAGCTGGGTAATCCGCTCCGCCCCGCCAAACAGTCAGGTTAGCGACTCAAGCCTGGACGTCAGCAATCCGGGCGAAGTTAGTTTCCTTGGGGATAAGGGCGGGAGCTACACCTTCAACGTCACCGCGACCACGACGGACAACCGCTCGGTGAACCAGGACGTGACCGTCGTCGTTCCAGCGCTACCCGTCCCCTTCGTCGAGGGACGTGGTGGAACCCAGGGCTACGACTACTTCATTCGAGTCGTAGATTCCGACGCGGAGCACGCCCGAGATGTCTCGTGCAAGCTGAGCCTCGGGAGTAACGACCCGAAGAACGACACGGAGTTCCTAGGTGGTTTGATGGCGCTTCCGGGCTGGAACATGCCGATGGGCGACGGCGTGTTCTATCCGGAGGTCAACATCGACGCGAACACTGGGGAGGGCACGTCCTCACTGCGCGTCTCTCCCGTGGTCAACAAGTGCGGCGATGCTCAGCAGCGCACGCTGGTAGACGGCTCCACCGAGGGTCGCATCCAGGGTCTGTTCGCGCTGAACCCGGGAGGTACACGCTTGGCGTACCTCGATACGTCGATGGCAAACGGCGGCGTGCGTCTGGCTACGATCGGCGTAAACGGTACGGACCGGCGCATCCTGTACGGCAACGATGTCTTGAGCGGTGTCGTGCCCGTCTGGGTGGATGACACGCACCTGGCGTGGCTCGAGCACAACTCGGGTGACTTCATCTACTCGTCGGTCGACGTCGTCGGTGGCGGCCAACCGGGCAATCCGGACAAGCAACAGCGATTGGCCTGCACGGTGCAGCAAGTGGACAAGCTCGCGCAGTTCGCGTTCACGCCCTTCGGCATCTTGATTCGCTCCCTCGGCGGCTCACTGGGCGTTGGCATTCATTTGGTGACCGGCACCGACTGCGGCGCGGCGAAGACGCTAATCGGCACCGAATACGCTGACCTGAGCTCCTTCTCGGTGGCGCCTGACGGTCAGTCGATCGTGTTCTCCGCCAAGGGTCCGAACGACGTAGACTCGAACATCTACGAGCTGGTGGTCGACGGTTTCAGCACACCGACCCGGCGCTTTGGCGACGACAACGGCAACGACATCGATCCGCGCTACAGCCCTGACGGCCGTCAGGTGATCTGGACCCAACTGAGCTTCGACTCGCAGGGATTTCCGAGCGGCAACGGCATGCATATCGCGAACCTCGACGGGAAGTACTCCGCCGTGCTCGCGACTCAAGACGCCACCAACCCACAGATGGTCACGGTGGTTCACGCACTTCACCCTCGCGACATCGTGATCAACTGCAACTTCTCGATCTCGGGGCAACCGGCGGGCAAGGGTTGGTCGCTGGGCCTCGGACTGTTTGGTCTGGTTTTGCTCTCGCGCCGCAGCTGGCGGCGCAAGTGGGCCCGATCCCGCACCTACTCGGACGAACAGTAG
- a CDS encoding phosphotransferase, producing the protein MSQADSAPVELRPVREAHRFDEAKLEQYLRSEFELHPGPLRVQQFKGGQSNPTFLLEVGEGESTERYVLRKKPPGKLLPSAHAVEREWRVLKALQGSEVAVPKVRVACEDPSVIGTPFYVMEHVRGRIFRAPLMPEARDREERAAIASATIQTLAKLHQIVPNEVGLGDFGKAGNYMERQVARWGKQYAASKTEDLADMNFLIDWLPTHIPEGDETRIAHGDFRLENLIIHPTEPKVIAVLDWELATLGHPLADLGYHCMLYHLPAGDFTGSGYVGADLESLGIPKRDAYVEEYARITGRDGVPELDYFVAFGLFRLAAILQGVYKRGLDGNASSDTALRFGPMVQVLAGIARSLVG; encoded by the coding sequence ATGAGTCAGGCCGACAGCGCCCCCGTTGAACTGCGCCCGGTGCGCGAAGCGCATCGCTTCGACGAAGCGAAGCTTGAGCAGTACCTGAGAAGTGAGTTCGAGCTGCACCCGGGCCCGCTCAGAGTTCAGCAGTTCAAGGGTGGGCAGTCGAACCCGACGTTCCTGCTGGAGGTCGGAGAGGGGGAGTCGACTGAGCGCTACGTGCTTCGCAAGAAGCCTCCAGGGAAGCTGCTCCCGTCGGCTCACGCGGTGGAACGAGAGTGGCGGGTGCTCAAGGCACTCCAGGGCTCGGAAGTGGCGGTGCCCAAGGTGCGCGTCGCGTGTGAAGATCCAAGCGTGATCGGTACGCCGTTCTACGTCATGGAACACGTCCGAGGGCGCATCTTCCGCGCTCCGCTGATGCCCGAAGCGAGAGATCGCGAAGAGCGTGCCGCCATCGCCAGCGCCACGATTCAGACTCTGGCCAAGCTCCATCAAATCGTGCCGAACGAGGTGGGGCTCGGCGACTTCGGTAAGGCGGGCAACTACATGGAGCGCCAGGTCGCACGCTGGGGCAAGCAATACGCCGCGTCGAAGACCGAAGACCTGGCGGACATGAACTTCTTGATCGACTGGCTGCCGACCCACATCCCTGAGGGAGACGAGACGCGCATCGCCCATGGTGATTTCCGCCTAGAAAATCTGATAATTCACCCAACGGAGCCAAAAGTCATCGCCGTGCTCGACTGGGAGCTCGCGACACTCGGTCACCCCCTGGCGGATCTGGGGTACCACTGCATGCTGTATCACCTGCCCGCGGGCGACTTCACTGGCTCAGGTTACGTGGGTGCCGATCTCGAATCCCTGGGGATCCCGAAAAGGGACGCCTACGTCGAGGAATACGCGCGCATCACCGGCCGCGACGGTGTCCCCGAGCTCGACTACTTCGTGGCGTTCGGCCTGTTCCGCCTCGCGGCGATTTTACAAGGTGTCTACAAGCGCGGCCTGGATGGCAACGCTTCGAGCGACACGGCGCTGCGCTTTGGGCCCATGGTGCAGGTCCTGGCTGGCATCGCGCGAAGCCTGGTTGGCTAG
- a CDS encoding GAF domain-containing protein: MALQPTLELQIREKQSSVPEIMPPNASDWLVTNGSAVVGPVSTGLLLRGVSFGRIPGECMVRQVHWNDWRFLEEIREVRSLHRYKDLMGSTWHPSPDFSLPSAKEDARLRTRAELIGARDPGEVLLLGLNAASEQLGADLGLLHRFREPYVGMVTSYAVGQPLWHQLGDVLRQDDPVVVAACQHRGVIGSRIQGPAQTAIARRLAVFSGGLPLGGVAMLPVFGYGRLLGMLELGRLRRGFRVADKATLEGIGQAISERIDGSLWA, encoded by the coding sequence ATGGCGCTTCAACCCACTCTCGAGCTTCAAATCCGCGAAAAGCAGTCCAGCGTCCCGGAGATCATGCCTCCGAACGCGAGCGACTGGTTGGTGACGAACGGCTCCGCGGTGGTCGGTCCCGTATCGACCGGACTCTTGCTGCGAGGGGTCTCCTTCGGTCGCATCCCTGGAGAGTGCATGGTGCGTCAGGTGCATTGGAATGACTGGCGTTTCCTTGAGGAGATACGCGAGGTCCGCTCCCTGCATCGCTACAAGGATTTGATGGGCAGCACCTGGCACCCATCGCCAGACTTCAGCCTGCCGAGCGCGAAGGAAGACGCGCGCCTGCGCACTCGCGCGGAGCTCATCGGTGCCCGCGATCCAGGTGAGGTACTCCTGCTCGGGCTGAACGCCGCATCAGAGCAGCTAGGGGCGGACCTCGGCCTGTTGCACCGCTTCCGCGAGCCCTACGTCGGCATGGTCACCTCGTACGCCGTTGGGCAGCCGCTGTGGCATCAGCTTGGGGATGTGTTGCGCCAGGACGATCCCGTCGTGGTCGCCGCGTGCCAGCACCGAGGGGTGATTGGCAGTCGCATCCAGGGGCCGGCGCAGACTGCCATCGCGCGGCGCCTGGCCGTGTTTTCCGGCGGGTTGCCTCTTGGAGGCGTCGCGATGTTGCCGGTGTTCGGCTACGGCCGACTGCTCGGCATGTTGGAGCTCGGGCGCCTACGTCGAGGCTTCCGCGTGGCTGACAAGGCGACCTTGGAAGGCATCGGGCAGGCGATCAGCGAGCGCATCGACGGCAGCCTCTGGGCCTGA
- a CDS encoding sigma 54-interacting transcriptional regulator, whose product MSDQATAGDATHAVRGETVQAPLSVRVRVLGAPAQPAEWTLKEGRLIIGAAPGCDLIIEDPTVSRRHVELRLVAEGVSVRDLGSRNGTRYLGQRIESAILTPGSELMLGSVSLKLELSDLLDLPLANQGYRGLLGNSPSMLKLFAILQRLEGSLVSVLLEGESGTGKELVARAIHAGSAVSAGNFVAINCAALDRDLVKSELFGHRKGAFTGASETRAGAFELADGGTLFLDEIGELPLDVQPILLRALEAREVTRVGENLPRQVNVRVIAATNRNLDEARRGGSFREDLFFRLAVVRLELPSLSQRRQDIRLLAASFAQKAGGAVLPEDFLAQLEAQNWPGNARELRNAVEAYLAIGLLTQAAATGNELDGPLSSWVDPSRAYAEQKDALLAAFTRIYLQQLLEHTGGNQSEAARIAGLERSYLGKLASKLGVKR is encoded by the coding sequence GTGAGCGATCAAGCTACTGCTGGGGACGCAACGCACGCCGTGCGCGGTGAGACCGTGCAAGCGCCTCTCTCGGTGCGCGTGCGTGTCCTCGGCGCACCTGCACAGCCGGCGGAGTGGACCCTGAAGGAAGGCCGGCTGATCATCGGAGCGGCTCCGGGTTGCGACTTGATCATTGAAGATCCCACCGTCTCGCGGCGACACGTGGAGCTCAGACTCGTTGCAGAAGGCGTGTCGGTGCGCGATCTGGGCAGTCGCAACGGGACCCGCTATCTGGGTCAGCGTATCGAGAGCGCGATCCTCACGCCGGGCAGTGAGCTGATGCTGGGCTCCGTGAGTCTCAAGCTCGAGTTGAGCGACCTGCTAGACCTACCCCTGGCAAACCAAGGCTATCGCGGTCTGCTTGGGAACTCCCCGAGCATGCTCAAGCTGTTTGCGATCTTGCAGCGCCTCGAAGGGTCCCTCGTGAGTGTGTTGCTCGAAGGAGAGAGCGGCACGGGGAAAGAACTGGTGGCTCGCGCGATCCACGCTGGCTCAGCCGTATCCGCAGGGAACTTTGTCGCGATCAACTGCGCTGCACTGGATCGCGATCTGGTGAAGAGCGAGCTATTCGGGCACCGCAAGGGCGCTTTCACGGGCGCCTCGGAGACGCGAGCCGGCGCCTTCGAGCTGGCCGACGGTGGCACGCTCTTCTTGGATGAAATCGGGGAGCTGCCCCTCGACGTGCAGCCCATCCTGCTGCGCGCACTCGAGGCGCGAGAGGTGACACGAGTCGGCGAGAACCTGCCCCGCCAGGTGAACGTGCGAGTCATCGCCGCCACCAACAGAAACCTCGACGAGGCTCGGCGCGGCGGCTCTTTCCGTGAGGATCTGTTTTTCAGGCTGGCAGTGGTGCGCCTCGAGCTACCGAGCCTCAGCCAGCGGCGACAGGATATTCGGCTACTGGCCGCGTCCTTCGCGCAGAAGGCGGGAGGCGCAGTGCTGCCAGAGGACTTCCTCGCGCAACTGGAAGCACAAAACTGGCCGGGAAATGCGCGCGAACTACGAAATGCAGTGGAGGCGTACCTAGCGATCGGCTTGCTCACCCAGGCGGCAGCGACTGGAAACGAGCTGGATGGTCCGCTCAGCAGCTGGGTCGATCCAAGTCGAGCCTACGCGGAACAGAAGGACGCGCTGCTCGCTGCGTTCACGCGCATCTACCTGCAGCAGTTGCTCGAACACACCGGCGGGAACCAGTCGGAAGCGGCGCGCATCGCTGGGCTCGAGCGCAGCTACCTCGGGAAGCTCGCTAGCAAGTTGGGAGTGAAGCGATGA
- a CDS encoding serine/threonine protein kinase encodes MELEAGELIGAKYRLERPLARGGMGEVWIARHIELEVDVAVKFIQASANHSKASARFRTEARAAAQLKSPHVVRVYDYGLHEGAPYLAMELLDGLDLQSRIDGLGKLSPEQALLVVEQAAKALGVAHSAGIVHRDIKPSNLFLALEGGDEVLKVLDFGIAKQEQPDGATTSQGVLLGSPAYMSPEQARGHAVDARSDLWSLGVVVFEMLSGDSPFSGTTVGDSIAKICWEPLPLIHERVPELPERFQVFFDRALARDKERRFQNADEFLIGFREVVNPNAELSGYAPARTSLVSGASVSGDWGRTEPTVELSPSSVIDRSEGASLEASSHVIAPQARPRWVLPISVLVLGALGLGAVYLSTRPAARPEAAAPSAPVVSSEDNDASNADRDQPAMNRAPSDASSTAAEPSTAADPSTAVNPDASAEPSASAPPRASTSPAPLELAPRVRQPAPPAAKPPKTNVPPEKKPPARDDTFGI; translated from the coding sequence GTGGAGCTGGAAGCGGGCGAGTTGATCGGCGCGAAGTACCGACTCGAGCGCCCTTTGGCTCGAGGCGGCATGGGAGAGGTGTGGATTGCGCGCCACATCGAGCTCGAAGTCGACGTCGCGGTGAAGTTCATCCAGGCCTCGGCGAATCACTCCAAGGCCAGTGCGCGCTTTCGTACCGAGGCCCGCGCGGCGGCCCAACTCAAGAGCCCCCACGTCGTGCGGGTGTATGACTACGGGTTGCACGAGGGCGCGCCCTACCTCGCGATGGAGCTCCTTGACGGACTGGATCTTCAGAGCCGCATCGATGGCCTCGGCAAGCTGTCGCCTGAACAAGCGTTACTGGTCGTGGAGCAAGCGGCGAAGGCGCTGGGCGTTGCTCATTCCGCGGGGATCGTGCACCGGGACATCAAGCCGTCCAATCTGTTCCTGGCACTTGAAGGTGGAGACGAGGTGCTCAAGGTGCTCGACTTCGGTATCGCGAAGCAGGAGCAACCGGACGGCGCGACCACTTCCCAGGGCGTGCTCCTCGGGTCTCCCGCGTACATGAGCCCGGAGCAAGCACGGGGGCACGCCGTCGATGCGCGCAGCGACCTGTGGTCCCTGGGCGTCGTGGTGTTCGAGATGTTGAGCGGCGATTCACCGTTCAGTGGAACGACGGTGGGTGACTCGATCGCGAAGATCTGCTGGGAGCCGTTGCCGCTGATTCATGAGCGTGTTCCGGAGCTGCCCGAGCGCTTCCAGGTGTTCTTCGATCGCGCCTTGGCGCGCGACAAGGAGCGGCGCTTTCAGAACGCAGATGAGTTCCTGATAGGTTTCCGCGAGGTAGTGAATCCGAACGCTGAGTTGTCCGGCTACGCGCCGGCACGCACCAGCCTGGTGTCGGGGGCCTCTGTTTCAGGGGATTGGGGCCGCACCGAGCCGACCGTCGAGCTGTCGCCGTCTTCAGTGATCGATCGCAGCGAGGGAGCGAGCCTCGAAGCGAGCAGTCACGTCATCGCACCTCAAGCCAGACCGCGTTGGGTGTTGCCCATCAGCGTGCTGGTGCTGGGTGCGCTGGGACTTGGGGCGGTCTACCTCTCGACGCGTCCTGCGGCGCGCCCCGAAGCAGCGGCGCCGAGCGCACCGGTGGTCTCAAGCGAGGACAACGACGCTTCGAACGCTGACCGCGACCAGCCCGCGATGAACCGAGCCCCTTCCGACGCGTCCAGCACTGCGGCCGAGCCCAGCACTGCGGCCGACCCCAGCACTGCGGTCAACCCCGACGCGTCAGCCGAGCCCAGCGCGTCAGCCCCGCCCCGCGCCTCGACGTCGCCCGCTCCGCTGGAGCTTGCCCCGAGGGTTCGTCAACCGGCTCCGCCGGCCGCGAAACCGCCCAAGACCAACGTTCCGCCCGAGAAGAAGCCGCCTGCTCGCGACGACACCTTCGGTATCTAG
- a CDS encoding M48 family metalloprotease: MTLERFETIVARLEARQERHPWLYRLQVLLLALFGFGVLFMGVGGAVIGCLLLIVAVVLSPARWVMLKLGVKLVIPLLLFVGGIIKAVFVRIPVPEGLQLTQENSPKLFRCLEELRKELRVGSIHRVLLVGDNNAGVVEVPRWLMLGSRRYLLVGLPLMRSLSTDEFRSVLAHELGHLSRRHAGFGAWIYRVRHSWSYLHQELEERGGGAVVGWFLSRYAPFFNAYTFVLGRAQEYEADAASARLVGNQTAARALIRGELRQRHLQENFWEFLDDRVKVQPEPPGDLHQVMAQVIKRPLGAQAQLWLQEALAERTTCADTHPSLQDRLKALGVAPEVPTDIAANAAEDLLVPEKVAELQHYLSDQWKFDNLVEWGHRHQEYLRGRARLEALETLAQTRELNDDELYERADLIEDHRTRDEAIVLMRDVVARDPKHIGALLGLGRMLLLSEQDEGERWLRDAMALDPVAASIASRMLMAWHTKHGRSGEVENLGETLKHADAHMAAMQRERSVWLIADTLLPPELPHDVMASLTSAIAEHPGVSEAVIVRKRTRYRTDDPVHVLAVRGVGEDVIPHLVHVMESFELDGLVELCGDRDVRFEAAAKVAGARLR; this comes from the coding sequence ATGACCCTCGAACGCTTCGAAACCATCGTCGCGCGCCTGGAGGCGCGCCAAGAGCGACACCCGTGGCTGTATCGACTTCAAGTGTTGCTGCTGGCCCTCTTCGGGTTTGGTGTGCTGTTCATGGGTGTTGGGGGGGCGGTGATCGGCTGCCTGCTGCTGATCGTTGCCGTGGTGCTGTCGCCGGCGCGGTGGGTGATGCTCAAGCTCGGCGTGAAGCTGGTGATTCCACTGCTGCTCTTCGTTGGGGGAATCATCAAAGCCGTATTCGTGCGCATCCCAGTGCCTGAGGGACTCCAGCTGACTCAGGAAAACTCACCCAAGCTCTTTCGCTGTCTAGAAGAGCTTCGCAAGGAGCTGCGGGTCGGGTCGATTCACCGCGTGCTCCTAGTCGGCGACAACAACGCTGGAGTCGTGGAGGTGCCTCGCTGGCTGATGCTGGGCTCTCGACGCTACCTGTTGGTGGGCCTCCCGTTGATGCGCTCGTTGAGCACCGACGAGTTTCGCAGCGTGCTTGCCCATGAACTCGGACATCTCTCTCGCAGACATGCCGGCTTCGGAGCTTGGATCTACCGCGTACGCCACTCCTGGTCGTACCTCCACCAGGAACTCGAAGAGCGCGGAGGCGGAGCGGTGGTGGGCTGGTTCCTGAGCCGCTACGCGCCATTCTTCAACGCCTATACCTTCGTCCTCGGGCGGGCTCAGGAATACGAAGCCGACGCCGCCTCCGCGCGCTTGGTCGGCAATCAGACGGCCGCACGCGCATTGATCCGCGGGGAACTGCGGCAGCGTCACCTGCAGGAGAACTTCTGGGAGTTCCTCGACGACCGCGTCAAGGTCCAGCCTGAGCCTCCAGGGGACCTCCACCAGGTGATGGCGCAGGTCATCAAGCGGCCGCTAGGTGCCCAGGCGCAGCTTTGGCTACAAGAGGCGCTTGCCGAACGCACGACGTGCGCGGACACCCACCCGAGCCTTCAGGATCGATTGAAGGCGCTGGGGGTCGCGCCAGAGGTCCCGACGGATATTGCGGCCAACGCAGCGGAAGATCTGCTGGTCCCAGAGAAGGTGGCGGAACTCCAGCACTACCTGAGCGATCAGTGGAAGTTCGACAATCTCGTGGAGTGGGGCCACCGCCATCAGGAGTACCTGCGCGGACGCGCGCGGTTGGAAGCGCTGGAGACGCTGGCGCAAACCCGCGAGCTGAATGACGACGAACTCTACGAACGGGCCGATCTGATCGAAGACCATCGCACGCGGGACGAAGCCATCGTCCTGATGCGCGACGTGGTCGCACGCGATCCAAAGCACATCGGCGCACTGCTTGGACTCGGGCGCATGCTGCTACTGAGCGAGCAGGACGAGGGGGAGAGGTGGCTGCGGGACGCCATGGCACTCGATCCAGTTGCTGCCTCGATCGCTAGTCGGATGCTGATGGCCTGGCACACCAAGCACGGACGTAGTGGCGAGGTAGAAAACCTCGGGGAAACACTGAAGCACGCGGATGCCCATATGGCGGCGATGCAGCGTGAACGCAGCGTATGGCTGATCGCGGACACCTTGCTACCACCAGAGCTACCCCATGACGTGATGGCGAGTTTGACATCCGCCATCGCAGAGCACCCGGGAGTGAGCGAAGCGGTCATCGTGCGCAAACGCACCCGCTATCGGACGGACGATCCAGTGCACGTGCTTGCGGTGCGGGGTGTCGGGGAGGACGTCATCCCGCACTTGGTGCATGTGATGGAGTCTTTCGAACTGGATGGGCTCGTGGAGCTGTGCGGCGATCGAGACGTGCGATTCGAGGCTGCGGCGAAGGTAGCCGGCGCACGCCTCCGCTGA